One region of Bacillus pumilus genomic DNA includes:
- the def gene encoding peptide deformylase: MAVKPIVMHPAEVLEQKAEPVDTFDKKLKKLLDDMYDTMLELDGVGLAAPQIGISQRIAVVDIGEEPGRIDLVNPEVLEIKGSQTDIEGCLSFPSLYGTVERPSYVKVKAFDKKGKPFTIEAEGFLARALLHEIDHLDGILFTSKIIQTYTEKELAEMEG, translated from the coding sequence GTGGCAGTAAAACCAATAGTCATGCATCCGGCAGAAGTACTTGAACAAAAGGCAGAGCCTGTCGATACGTTCGATAAAAAGCTCAAAAAACTGCTTGATGATATGTATGATACAATGCTTGAGCTAGATGGAGTCGGACTAGCAGCACCACAAATTGGCATTTCACAAAGAATTGCTGTTGTCGATATCGGAGAAGAACCTGGCAGAATTGATTTAGTGAATCCTGAGGTTCTTGAAATAAAAGGAAGTCAAACAGATATTGAAGGCTGCCTGAGCTTTCCATCTTTATACGGCACAGTAGAAAGACCGAGCTATGTGAAGGTAAAAGCCTTTGATAAGAAAGGCAAACCATTTACAATAGAAGCAGAAGGATTTTTAGCAAGAGCCTTATTGCACGAAATTGATCATTTAGACGGCATATTATTTACGTCGAAAATCATTCAAACCTATACAGAAAAAGAACTTGCGGAAATGGAAGGGTGA
- the rlmN gene encoding 23S rRNA (adenine(2503)-C(2))-methyltransferase RlmN — translation MTEQKVRKELKTDMPSIYSFELHEMKEWLKEQDEKPFRAAQIFEWLYEKRVTSFDEMSNLSKDLREKLKDQFTITTLKTVIKQTSQDGTIKFLFELHDGYTIETVLMRHEYGNSVCVTTQVGCRIGCTFCASTLGGLKRNLEAGEIVAQVLKVQQALDETDERVSSVVIMGIGEPFDNFEEMLAFLKIINHDHGLNIGARHITVSTSGIIPKIYQFADEQMQINFAVSLHAPNTEIRSRLMPINKAYKLPKLMEAIEYYIQKTGRRVSFEYGLFGGVNDQVHHAEELADLLKGIKCHVNLIPVNYVPERDYVRTPREQIFLFEKTLKERGVNVTIRREQGHDIDAACGQLRAKERQEETR, via the coding sequence ATGACAGAACAAAAAGTAAGAAAAGAACTGAAAACAGATATGCCGTCGATCTATTCATTTGAGCTTCACGAAATGAAAGAATGGTTAAAAGAACAAGACGAAAAACCTTTCCGCGCAGCGCAAATTTTTGAGTGGCTTTATGAGAAACGTGTGACATCCTTTGATGAAATGTCTAACCTCTCCAAAGATTTAAGAGAAAAATTAAAAGATCAATTTACAATCACAACATTAAAAACCGTGATCAAACAAACGTCTCAAGACGGAACGATCAAGTTTTTATTTGAACTGCATGATGGTTATACAATTGAAACAGTGCTTATGCGTCATGAATATGGAAACTCTGTCTGCGTGACAACACAGGTTGGCTGTAGAATCGGCTGTACATTCTGTGCATCTACACTTGGCGGTTTAAAACGAAACCTTGAAGCCGGAGAAATCGTTGCACAAGTATTGAAAGTACAGCAGGCACTTGACGAAACAGACGAGAGAGTCAGCTCTGTTGTCATCATGGGAATTGGCGAACCGTTTGATAACTTTGAAGAAATGCTTGCTTTCCTTAAAATCATCAACCATGATCATGGCTTAAATATTGGTGCACGCCATATTACGGTTTCGACAAGCGGAATCATTCCAAAGATCTATCAATTCGCTGATGAGCAAATGCAAATCAACTTTGCTGTGTCATTGCACGCACCGAACACAGAGATCAGAAGCCGCCTAATGCCGATCAATAAGGCATATAAGCTGCCAAAATTAATGGAAGCCATCGAATACTACATTCAAAAGACGGGTAGACGTGTCAGCTTTGAATACGGCCTGTTTGGCGGAGTAAATGACCAAGTTCACCATGCAGAAGAACTTGCAGACCTATTAAAAGGAATCAAGTGCCACGTGAATCTCATTCCGGTGAACTATGTACCAGAGAGAGATTATGTGAGAACACCTAGAGAACAAATCTTCCTATTTGAAAAAACGCTAAAAGAACGAGGCGTAAACGTAACGATTAGACGAGAGCAAGGCCATGACATTGATGCTGCTTGCGGTCAGCTAAGAGCGAAGGAGCGTCAGGAAGAGACGAGGTGA
- the priA gene encoding primosomal protein N': MIAEVIVDVTTKAIDRPFDYRVPDRFKDLVKAGMRVVVPFGPRKIQGFVTKVKEETDVKTGSIKDIVDLFDLSPVLTDELLELSHWLTEKTLSYHITALQSMLPAAMKAKYEKEIQVLSDEELPQSLKELFGQRDSILYADIPAEQLKQIQKHVQKGHLEVRYHVSQKSGKKKVRTLQLAASKDKLEEKQQQLKKNAVKQKALLSFLLQASETTFLAKDLQQQTGASSQTLKTFIQEGLLTESYEEVYRDPYRDRAFTPSASLDLMPEQAEAAKHIHQAVSDDRHETFLLHGVTGSGKTEIYLQTIDHALQKGKEAIVLVPEISLTPQMVQRFKERFGSNVAVLHSGLSTGEKYDEWRKIHRKEVKLVVGARSAVFAPFENLGMIIIDEEHESSYKQEEMPRYHAKDVAIERAKRHRCPVVLGSATPSLETYARAKKGVFTLLTLKNRVNQQQLPHVSLIDMREELRNGNRSMFSEELMLRLKEVLERKEQAVLFLNKRGYSSFVMCRDCGYVEQCPHCEISLTYHRYQKRLKCHYCGHEAPVPAECPECHSEHIRYFGTGTQRVEEELTKVLPEARVIRMDVDTTSRKGAHEKLLTSFGNKEADILLGTQMIAKGLDFPDVTLVGVLSADTSLHIPDFRSSEKTFQLLTQVSGRAGRHEKAGSVIIQSYTPSHYSIELTKQHDYEAFYEQEMLHRRHQSYPPYYFLAMVTVSHEEVTKAAHVTDQIVQFLKMNCAPNTRILGPAASPIAKIKDRYRYQCVIKYKRENELASLLRKIQDHYQKEMEQKQLMISIDMNPYMMM; the protein is encoded by the coding sequence ATGATTGCTGAAGTCATCGTAGATGTCACAACGAAAGCCATTGACCGGCCATTCGATTACCGTGTACCAGATCGATTCAAAGATCTCGTCAAAGCGGGAATGAGGGTGGTCGTTCCCTTTGGCCCTAGGAAGATTCAAGGGTTTGTGACAAAAGTCAAAGAAGAAACAGACGTAAAAACAGGAAGCATAAAGGACATTGTCGATTTATTTGATTTATCACCTGTTCTGACAGATGAGCTATTGGAGCTTTCCCACTGGCTGACGGAAAAAACATTGTCCTATCACATTACGGCACTTCAATCGATGCTGCCTGCAGCCATGAAGGCGAAGTATGAAAAAGAAATTCAAGTGCTGTCAGATGAAGAACTTCCGCAGTCATTGAAAGAGCTTTTCGGTCAGCGAGATAGCATTCTTTACGCTGACATCCCAGCCGAACAACTAAAACAGATTCAAAAGCATGTCCAAAAAGGTCATCTAGAGGTAAGGTATCACGTTTCCCAAAAATCTGGAAAGAAAAAAGTGCGCACGCTCCAATTAGCTGCATCAAAAGATAAGCTTGAAGAAAAACAGCAGCAGCTGAAAAAAAATGCGGTGAAACAAAAGGCTCTGCTCTCCTTTTTGCTTCAAGCGAGTGAGACGACCTTTTTAGCGAAAGACTTGCAGCAGCAAACAGGCGCGAGTTCTCAAACGCTTAAAACCTTTATTCAAGAAGGGCTGCTAACAGAAAGCTATGAAGAGGTCTACCGGGATCCTTATCGTGACCGGGCATTTACACCTTCTGCTTCACTTGACCTTATGCCAGAACAAGCAGAAGCGGCAAAACATATACATCAAGCAGTCAGTGATGACCGGCATGAAACCTTTCTGCTGCACGGGGTGACAGGAAGCGGTAAAACGGAAATATACTTGCAGACGATTGATCATGCCCTACAAAAAGGAAAAGAAGCGATCGTCCTCGTTCCAGAAATCTCGTTAACCCCTCAAATGGTTCAGCGGTTTAAAGAACGATTCGGTTCAAATGTGGCTGTACTTCATAGCGGATTATCGACAGGGGAAAAATATGATGAATGGCGGAAAATCCACCGCAAGGAAGTCAAACTTGTCGTGGGCGCGAGATCGGCTGTTTTCGCACCATTTGAAAATCTAGGCATGATTATCATAGATGAAGAGCATGAATCTTCTTATAAACAAGAGGAAATGCCTCGTTATCATGCCAAGGACGTCGCCATTGAACGAGCCAAAAGGCATCGATGCCCAGTTGTTTTAGGTAGTGCAACTCCTTCACTTGAAACCTACGCGCGTGCCAAAAAAGGCGTGTTTACATTGCTGACGCTCAAAAACCGAGTCAACCAGCAGCAGCTGCCGCACGTTTCGTTAATTGATATGAGAGAAGAATTGAGAAATGGCAACAGGTCCATGTTTTCAGAAGAATTAATGCTCAGATTAAAGGAAGTGCTTGAAAGAAAAGAACAAGCCGTCTTATTTCTGAATAAAAGGGGCTATTCATCCTTTGTGATGTGCCGTGATTGCGGATATGTGGAGCAATGTCCTCATTGCGAAATTTCTCTCACCTATCACCGCTATCAAAAACGGCTGAAATGCCATTATTGCGGTCACGAGGCACCGGTGCCAGCTGAATGTCCAGAATGCCATAGTGAGCATATTCGCTATTTTGGTACGGGTACGCAGCGTGTAGAAGAAGAACTGACAAAAGTACTGCCAGAGGCAAGAGTCATCCGAATGGATGTGGATACAACATCTCGTAAAGGTGCTCACGAAAAACTCCTCACATCTTTTGGCAATAAAGAAGCAGATATTTTGCTTGGGACGCAGATGATTGCAAAAGGGCTAGATTTCCCAGATGTCACACTTGTTGGTGTTCTAAGTGCGGATACGTCTCTTCATATCCCTGATTTCCGTTCAAGTGAAAAAACATTTCAGCTTCTCACGCAGGTCAGCGGCAGGGCAGGACGACATGAAAAAGCGGGCTCTGTGATCATTCAATCGTATACGCCTTCTCACTATAGTATTGAATTAACGAAGCAGCATGACTACGAAGCCTTTTATGAACAGGAGATGCTGCATCGCCGCCACCAGTCCTATCCGCCGTATTACTTTTTGGCAATGGTGACAGTATCACATGAGGAAGTGACGAAGGCAGCACATGTCACGGATCAAATTGTTCAGTTCCTAAAAATGAACTGTGCACCGAATACAAGAATTCTTGGTCCGGCTGCATCACCAATCGCTAAGATCAAAGATAGATATCGATATCAATGCGTGATAAAATACAAAAGGGAAAATGAACTGGCAAGTTTACTACGGAAAATACAAGATCATTATCAAAAGGAAATGGAACAAAAACAATTGATGATTTCAATAGATATGAATCCATATATGATGATGTAA
- the rsmB gene encoding 16S rRNA (cytosine(967)-C(5))-methyltransferase RsmB, with product MKKSNVRELALDALIKLEQNQAYSNLLLQSVMKDKDLADQDKPLLTELVYGTLQNKLALDYMLAPFVKKPQKVAPWVMQLLRMSLYQMVYLEKIPHRAAIHEAVELTKKRGHKGISSLVNGVLRSVQREGVPAFDDIKDPVKRLSIETSHPLWLVQEWVQSYGFEAAESMCRIHLVPPKQTLRVNRMKIGRAALQQELLDAGIETELGDLSEDALKLMKGSIVSTPSFQEGYVTIQDESSMLVARALDPQPGEAVLDACAAPGGKSTHIAERMNDKGQIVSLDLHEHKVKLIKQAAKRLNLTQIEAKALDARKAKGDYSEASFDRILIDAPCSGFGVIRRKPDMKYTKSKEDSARLAAIQQAILKETAPLLKPGGTLVYSTCTMDPTENQQVIHAFLQEHQDFEPDLSLNERLPEQVAPFVQNGSVQILPHYFGTDGFFICSMRKKG from the coding sequence ATGAAGAAAAGTAATGTGAGAGAATTAGCGCTGGACGCTTTAATCAAACTCGAACAAAATCAAGCTTACAGTAATTTACTTTTGCAGTCAGTCATGAAAGACAAAGACTTGGCAGATCAGGACAAACCGCTCTTAACAGAGCTTGTGTACGGTACACTGCAAAACAAGCTGGCATTAGATTATATGCTGGCACCATTTGTGAAAAAACCGCAAAAGGTGGCTCCGTGGGTCATGCAACTTTTGCGGATGTCCCTTTATCAAATGGTGTACCTTGAAAAGATTCCACATCGTGCAGCCATCCATGAAGCAGTTGAGCTAACGAAAAAGAGAGGGCACAAGGGTATATCTTCACTTGTGAACGGCGTTCTTCGATCCGTGCAAAGAGAAGGCGTTCCGGCTTTTGATGACATCAAAGATCCAGTCAAGCGGCTTTCGATTGAGACAAGCCACCCATTATGGCTCGTGCAGGAATGGGTTCAGTCGTACGGATTTGAAGCGGCAGAAAGCATGTGCCGCATTCATTTAGTACCGCCAAAGCAAACCCTTCGTGTCAATCGAATGAAAATCGGCCGCGCAGCACTGCAGCAAGAACTGCTGGATGCCGGAATTGAAACGGAGCTTGGCGACTTATCAGAAGATGCACTTAAGCTGATGAAAGGGTCCATCGTTTCAACCCCTTCTTTTCAAGAAGGCTATGTGACCATTCAAGATGAAAGCTCAATGCTTGTCGCAAGAGCACTAGACCCTCAGCCGGGAGAAGCTGTGCTTGACGCCTGTGCGGCTCCAGGCGGAAAATCAACACATATCGCAGAGCGTATGAACGACAAAGGACAAATTGTTTCACTTGATTTGCACGAACATAAAGTGAAACTCATCAAACAAGCAGCAAAACGTCTGAACCTTACTCAAATTGAGGCAAAAGCGCTTGATGCAAGGAAAGCAAAGGGCGATTACAGCGAAGCTTCATTTGACCGGATTCTGATTGATGCGCCGTGTTCTGGATTTGGCGTCATTAGACGAAAACCAGATATGAAATATACAAAGTCTAAAGAAGACTCAGCAAGGCTTGCTGCAATTCAGCAGGCAATCTTAAAAGAAACAGCTCCGCTTTTAAAGCCTGGCGGAACCCTTGTATATAGTACATGTACAATGGACCCAACAGAAAATCAACAAGTGATCCATGCGTTTTTACAAGAACACCAAGACTTCGAACCCGATCTATCTCTTAATGAACGGCTGCCTGAGCAGGTTGCTCCGTTTGTTCAAAACGGAAGTGTGCAAATTCTTCCTCATTATTTCGGAACAGATGGTTTCTTTATTTGCAGCATGAGAAAGAAGGGATAA
- a CDS encoding Stp1/IreP family PP2C-type Ser/Thr phosphatase: MLIRAAFLTDTGKVRQHNEDDAGIFEAKEDSLLAVVADGMGGHLAGDVASKMAVSSLKEYWEETSSIPEKPADQESWLISKISDINDQVYEHAQNNEECQGMGTTIVCALVHLQTVTIAHIGDSRCYLLREGALTQLTEDHSLVNELVKTGEISKADAEYHPRKNVLTKALGTDKRVQIDARTFEVDPGDQILLCSDGLSNKVEEENLTHILTQTTAPEEKVTELIQTANDNGGEDNITAVLLEISSQPEEGDSKC, translated from the coding sequence ATGTTGATAAGGGCAGCCTTTCTTACTGATACAGGAAAAGTCCGTCAGCATAATGAAGATGATGCAGGTATTTTTGAAGCAAAAGAAGATTCACTTCTCGCTGTTGTAGCAGACGGCATGGGAGGTCATCTTGCTGGTGATGTCGCCAGCAAGATGGCAGTCTCTTCTTTAAAAGAATACTGGGAAGAAACATCTTCAATTCCAGAAAAGCCAGCCGATCAAGAAAGCTGGTTAATCTCAAAAATCAGTGACATTAATGACCAAGTTTATGAACATGCGCAAAACAATGAGGAGTGCCAAGGAATGGGGACGACTATTGTATGCGCGCTCGTTCATTTGCAAACGGTCACAATTGCGCATATTGGAGACAGCCGCTGCTACCTGCTAAGAGAAGGAGCGCTGACCCAATTAACAGAAGATCATTCACTCGTGAATGAGCTTGTGAAAACAGGTGAAATTTCAAAAGCGGATGCAGAATATCATCCAAGAAAAAATGTGCTCACGAAAGCATTAGGAACAGATAAACGTGTTCAAATTGATGCACGCACTTTTGAAGTGGACCCAGGAGATCAAATCCTGCTTTGCTCAGATGGTCTATCGAATAAAGTAGAAGAAGAGAATTTGACTCATATATTAACGCAAACGACCGCGCCAGAGGAAAAAGTAACAGAGTTAATACAAACAGCGAATGACAACGGCGGTGAAGATAACATTACAGCAGTACTGTTAGAAATCTCCTCCCAGCCAGAGGAGGGTGACAGCAAGTGTTGA
- the fmt gene encoding methionyl-tRNA formyltransferase yields MARIVFMGTPDFSVPVLQTLITEGYEVVGVVTQPDRPKGRKRVLTPPPVKVEALKHGITVLQPEKVRLDEEIDKVLALKPDLIVTAAFGQILPKRLLDEPQFGCINVHASLLPELRGGAPIHYAILQGKKKTGVTIMYMVERLDAGDMISKVEVEIDELDNVGTLHDKLSVAGAALLKDTVPNVLNGSISPIPQNEEAATYAPNIKREQERIDWAKTGEELYNQVRGLNPWPVAYTEWNGAHLKVWEAKKVPLEAQEEPGKVIELQKEGPVIGTGNKQGLLLTGVQPAGKKKMSGEDFLRGANIEMGQKLGLMNEEK; encoded by the coding sequence ATGGCACGTATTGTATTTATGGGAACCCCTGATTTCTCAGTACCTGTGCTGCAAACACTCATAACAGAAGGATACGAAGTTGTTGGGGTCGTCACGCAGCCAGATCGCCCGAAAGGCAGAAAACGAGTACTCACGCCGCCTCCTGTGAAAGTGGAAGCCTTAAAGCATGGCATTACGGTCTTGCAGCCTGAAAAGGTGCGCCTTGATGAAGAAATTGATAAAGTGCTTGCCTTAAAGCCGGATTTAATTGTCACGGCGGCATTTGGACAAATTTTGCCAAAACGATTACTAGATGAACCTCAGTTTGGCTGTATCAATGTACATGCCTCACTGCTGCCAGAACTAAGAGGGGGCGCGCCGATCCATTATGCGATCCTTCAAGGCAAAAAGAAAACAGGCGTCACAATCATGTACATGGTGGAACGACTTGATGCAGGGGACATGATCAGTAAAGTAGAAGTAGAAATTGACGAATTAGACAATGTCGGAACATTGCATGACAAATTAAGTGTTGCAGGCGCCGCACTATTGAAAGATACTGTGCCGAATGTTCTGAACGGATCTATTTCTCCAATTCCGCAAAATGAAGAAGCGGCAACGTACGCACCTAATATTAAGCGGGAGCAAGAAAGAATAGATTGGGCAAAAACTGGTGAAGAGCTTTACAACCAAGTTCGCGGCTTAAATCCGTGGCCAGTTGCCTATACTGAATGGAACGGGGCTCATCTAAAAGTATGGGAAGCGAAAAAAGTTCCACTCGAAGCGCAAGAAGAACCTGGGAAAGTGATTGAGCTTCAAAAAGAAGGTCCAGTCATTGGAACTGGGAATAAACAAGGTCTTTTATTAACAGGTGTACAGCCAGCTGGTAAGAAAAAGATGAGCGGCGAAGACTTCCTAAGAGGCGCAAATATCGAAATGGGACAGAAATTAGGGTTAATGAATGAAGAAAAGTAA